The following proteins are co-located in the Chiroxiphia lanceolata isolate bChiLan1 chromosome 7, bChiLan1.pri, whole genome shotgun sequence genome:
- the MCM3AP gene encoding germinal-center associated nuclear protein isoform X1: MSSRGPFRGPPSFPPPLRFGQSAVFGQGGGGGPAGLPFAPGPAASFGPPYALGPAPAPAGNAEFSFRPPTSLGGFSGPGETPGGGGGAFAAPEFRFKAPESAAAVPFKPVLGGEAEKGPAAPAAFAFSPPFGFAPEPGPEAAVAREPFSFLRPAAALGRPEDRGPRALPEEPGEPAAKGLKRKEERERSPRRAAAGGRAAAPPEKRPVVLSRSRGGALFGRTLEEMLRSQAREHRERGDGAEPERGAAEEPPPAEARELPREDAAPAAPARRTRGGESTEGLGGLLAAELTAIQCKNIPDYLNDRTVLEKHFGQFVKVRRVMTRRNKKMAILHFFDHASAALARKKAKELHKDIVTFWQKKKTSPAKREFSSKEKKAGEDEGRQSSEEQSYQHSPLRKPLIRSSASSVMPGRSSPAKKPGLRKVLQFEADLFDSSSEGQSSEGLGTSLSSLGNLVGLMAETSEERYRLLDQRDKIMRQARIKRTDLDKAKTVVGTCPDMCPEKERYMRETRNQLSIFELLLGSDKVDHAAAIKEYSRSSADQEEPLPHELRPSEVLSMTMDYLVTNIMDQGEGNYREWYDFVWNRTRGIRKDITQQHLCNPLMVSLIEKCTRFHIHCAHHLCEEPMSSFDAKINNENMTKCLQSLKEMYQDLANKGIYCKSEAEFRGYNVLLNLNKGDILREVQQFHPEVRNSPEVRFAVQAFAALNSNNFVRFFKLVQTASYLNACLLHGYFNQIRKDGLKSLNIAYTVSTQRCTAFPLDHLVRMLLFKDCEEASDFISYYGLSVSDGGYVELNRSAFLEPDGLPKPRKSVFVSQKLTVSVGEVVNGGPLPSVPHHMPVSSFNGQNKYIGGSTSVDQAGNSQKPSMETTEGRVESRGVDLEAAAVRIQPQAHLLPSLLPRQLVPGLPPAQPISQAAAQPELLPSKPQPGYTDTDIAEVVDGLVHDVLKGECREMGRAGAAYVAAAICTSEAAVEELVTEVMGEILRQVAGSVLSVERQRVQEERRRVEEERQKQEREQLIKQLSQLLGMELMEEVIKESVEEASTNELRCALERDRQARIARCSEEVCGHFMELSLEDEIFQIAKETLQELQCFCKYLKRWREAVAARTKLKRQMRAFPAAPCGMDSKHQLKALSPSAEWPIAMENLCKRFVNLGNGGKLGISCTRLNWLRNKTVHEMKVQHFYQQLVSGLAWTPLDLVSLITEHIPLQQEHVFWKVLLVLPSDDEYAKDDPNRILMDWLKAKFMGDKMCKKNTSHPEGRIRTLTLFSSPGMQGNKSIEVSVCIKVAQGALSDSELDMAETQKDLLGTSGLVLLLPPRVKSEDVAEDDVYWLSALLQLKQLLQAKPFHPIVPLVVLVPSQEEEATEKEVEDGLMLQDLISAQLISDYTIVELPVSVSDLEGTKRISVAVGWLVSRCPGSLELCSKTLQEYIEDGIDGKFGKRFYHDWKERRSAGLPSQEPGVIIELYNSVLQFLSDVASSEHLCDLSWPVTEFSEPGGNKLLPHLQWNMPDHLAWLKKAVLSFQIPYLDLPPLGAPWRPVCHMIFQYVSQIASSSHTQPLIQSQVENLLTKTYQKWKNQTMGNSDKDGPSVDEIPWDCILAVCIDHKLRDWKPPKLPIAPEAVSKDGQIHVYFFKEHLKNYTLPFSWDQARLRTQEEIQRGHERSRIKSPKSFKKPYSMSMMPGQYGSGMSKLSGQEVSIPSSDEFRDVSLAQEHLLAQLQLEKRENRRFEEQLHRYLTEDTEPLGDLLGLPLFLPQSLLSTSAVTCPLVKSPMPPAQEAGSQEGHKVVEMERSPALSDRLKHLQQLLRATKEAEAASELHLSALVDMVDI, encoded by the exons ATGTCTTCGAGGGGCCCTTTCCGCGGCCCGCCCTCCTTCCCGCCACCGCTGCGCTTCGGACAATCCGCCGTGTTCGGccagggcggcggcggcggccccgccggcctCCCCTTCGCCCCCGGGCCCGCCGCTTCCTTTGGGCCACCCTACGCGCTGGGCCCGGCGCCGGCCCCGGCGGGGAACGCGGAGTTCAGCTTTAGGCCGCCCACCAGTCTGGGCGGCTTCTCAGGCCCGGGTGAGACGCCaggtggcggcggcggggcctTCGCGGCGCCCGAGTTCCGCTTCAAAGCGCCCGAGAGCGCCGCCGCCGTCCCCTTCAAGCCGGTGCTGGGCGGCGAGGCGGAGAAGGGcccggccgctcccgccgcctTCGCCTTCTCGCCGCCCTTCGGCTTCGCGCCCGAGCCGGGCCCCGAGGCGGCGGTGGCGCGGGAGCCCTTCTCGTTCTTGCGGCCCGCCGCCGCGCTGGGCCGGCCGGAGGACAGGGGTCCGCGGGCGCTGCCAGAGGAGCCGGGAGAGCCGGCGGCCAAGGGGCTGAAGCGGAAGGAGGAGCGGGAGCGCTCCCCGCGACGGGCGGCGGCGGGtgggcgggcggcggcgccgccggAGAAGCGGCCGGTGGTGCTGAGCCGGTCCCGCGGCGGGGCCCTGTTCGGCCGCACGCTGGAGGAGATGCTGCGCAGCCAGGCCCGCGAGCACCGCGAGCGCGGGGACGGCGCGGAGCCCGAGCGCGGAGCCGCAGAGGAGCCGCCGCCGGCCGAGGCCCGGGAGCTCCCTCGGGAAG AtgcggcccccgccgcccccgcccgccggaCCCGCGGCGGCGAGAgcacggaggggctggggggtctGCTTGCCGCCGAGCTGACGGCCATCCAGTGCAAGAACATCCCTGATTACCTCAACGACAGGACCGTGCTGGAGAAACACTTTGGCCAGTTTGTAAAAGTCCGGCGGGTCATGACCAGGCGTAATAAGAAAATGGCCATTCTTCACTTTTTTGATCAC gccTCTGCAGCTCTTGCCAGGAAAAAAGCGAAAGAGTTACACAAAGACATAGTAACATTTTGGCAAAAGAAGAAGACGA GTCCAGCAAAAAGAGAATTTTCatccaaggaaaagaaagcaggggAAGATGAAGGAAGACAAAGCAGTGAAGAGCAAAGCTATCAGCATTCACCGCTTCGAAAACCTTTAATAAGATCCTCTGCCAGCAGTGTCATGCCTGGGAGAAG TTCTCCAGCAAAGAAGCCTGGTCTTCGAAAGGTGCTGCAGTTTGAAGCAGATCTGTTTGATTCTAGTTctgaagggcagagctcagagggctTGGGAACCTCACTGTCATCCCTTGGTAACCTGGTGGGATTAATGGCAGAGACATCTGAAGAAAGATACCGGCTTTTGGACCAAAGGGACAAAATCATGCGGCAAG ctcGAATAAAAAGGACTGATCTTGACAAAGCAAAAACTGTTGTTGGCACTTGCCCAGACATGTGTCCTGAAAAGGAGCGTTACATGAGGGAGACAAGAAACCAGCTCAGCATCTTTGAATTGCTTCTAGGATCTGACAAG GTAGATCATGCGGCAGCAATCAAGGAATATAGCAGGTCTTCAGCAGATCAGGAGGAACCTTTGCCCCATGAATTGAGACCCTCTGAGGTGTTGAGTATGACCATGGACTATTTAGTGACAAACATTATGGATCAAGGAGAAGGAAACTACCGAGAGTGGTATGACTTTGTCTGGAACAGAACTCGTGGAATAAGAAAG GATATAACCCAGCAACATCTCTGCAACCCGCTGATGGTGTCTCTGATTGAGAAGTGCACTCGCTTTCACATCCATTGTGCTCACCACTTGTGTGAAGAGCCCATGTCTTCCTTTGATGCCAAAATCAACAATGAGAACATGACTAAATGCCTGCAGAGCTTGAAGGAGATGTATCAGGACCTGGCTAACAAGGGAATTTACTGCAAGAGTGAAGCAGAGTTCCGAGGTTATAATGTCTTGCTGAATCTCAACAAGGGGGATATTCTCAG AGAAGTTCAGCAGTTTCATCCAGAGGTTAGAAACTCGCCTGAAGTTAGATTTGCAGTTCAAGCTTTTGCTGCGTTAAACAGCAACAACTTCGTGAGGTTTTTCAAGCTTGTGCAAACAGCTTCCTATCTGAATGCTTGTCTCTTACATGGTTATTTCAACCAG ATTCGTAAAGATGGTCTCAAATCCCTTAATATTGCCTACACTGTGAGCACCCAAAGATGTACAGCGTTTCCCTTGGACCACCTGGTCCGCATGCTGCTGTTCAAAGATTGTGAGGAGGCATCTGATTTTATAAGTTATTATGGCCTGAGTGTATCAGACGG ggGTTATGTGGAGCTGAATCGCTCTGCTTTCCTTGAGCCCGATGGGTTACCCAAACCTCGGAAGTCCGTATTTGTCAGCCAGAAGCTCACTGTCTCAGTTGGGGAGGTTGTGAACGGGGGGCCTTTGCCCTCAGTGCCCCACCACATGCCTGTGTCCAGCTTCAACGGACAGAACAAGTACATCGGTGGAAGCACCTCTGTGGATCAAGCTGGTAATAGCCAAAAACCCAGCATGGAAACAACAG AAGGAAGAGTGGAAAGCAGAGGTGTGGATTTAGAGGCTGCAGCAGTAAGAATCCAGCCCCAGGCTCATCTTCTGCCCTCACTGTTGCCTCGTCAGCttgtgccagggctgcctccTGCACAACCCatctcccaggctgctgctcaaCCTGAGCTTCTCCCTTCAAAACCTCAGCCTGGCTACACAGACACG GACATCGCCGAAGTGGTGGACGGGCTGGTGCATGACGTCCTCAAAGGAGAGTGCAGAGAaatgggcagagcaggagcagcttaCGTGGCTGCTGCCATCTG CACCTCGGAGGCTGCTGTGGAGGAGCTCGTGACTGAAGTGATGGGGGAGATCCTCAGACAAGTGGCTGGAAGCGTGCTTAGTGTGGAGAGGCAGCGTGTCCAGGAGGAACGGCGCAGAGTGGAGGAAGAGAg gcaaaagcaggaaagagaaCAGTTAATAAAGCAGTTGAGCCAGTTGCTGGGTATGGAATTAATGGAAGAAGTAATAAAGGAGAGTGTTGAAGAAGCTTCAACCAATGAGTTAAG ATGTGCCTTAGAAAGAGACCGGCAAGCCCGTATTGCCCGGTGCTCAGAGGAGGTGTGTGGTCACTTCATGGAACTCTCTCTGGAGGATGAGATTTTCCAGATTGCCAAGGAAACCCTTCAGGAACTCCAGTGTTTCTGCAAATACTTAAAACG GTGGAGGGAAGCAGTGGCAGCTCGAACAAAGTTGAAACGTCAAATGAGGGcatttccagctgctccctgtggcATGGATTCAAAACATCAGCTGAAAGCACTGTCTCCCAGTGCAGAGTGGCCTATAGCCATGGAGAACTTGTGCAAGAGATTTGTAAACCTGGGGAATGGAGGAAAGCTGGGAATCTCTTGCACAAG attgaACTGGCTGAGAAACAAGACAGTGCATGAAATGAAAGTTCAGCACTTCTACCAGCAGTTGGTAAG TGGTTTAGCTTGGACTCCCCTGGATCTTGTATCATTAATCACTGAACATATTCCACTTCAACAAGAACATGTTTTTTGGAAGGTGCTCTTGGTTTTGCCAAGTGATGATGAATATGCCAAGGACGATCCCAACAG GATACTGATGGATTGGTTGAAAGCCAAGTTTATGGGAGACAAAATGTGTAAGAAAAACACTTCACATCCAGAAGGCAGAATTCGAACACTGACATTATTTAGCTCTCCTGGCATGCAGGGGAACAAAAGCATTGAAGTCAGTGTGTGTATTAAG GTGGCACAGGGTGCGCTCTCTGACTCGGAGCTTGACATGGCCGAGACACAAAAAGACTTGCTTGGGACCAGTGGCCTTGTTCTTCTTCTGCCCCCCCGAGTTAAGAGTGAAGATGTTGCAGAAGATGATGTATATTGGctttcagctttgctgcagctgaaaCAGTTGCTTCAGGCCAAACCTTTCCACCCCATAGTTCCTTTGGTGGTTCTAGTCCCCAGTCAGGaagaggaggccacggagaaAGAAGTAGAAGATG gtTTGATGCTGCAGGACTTGATTTCAGCCCAGCTTATTTCGGACTACACCATTGTGGAGCTCCCAGTTTCTGTCAGTGACTTAGAAGGCACAAAAAGG ATCTCTGTGGCTGTGGGCTGGCTGGTTTCCCGGTGTCCTGGCTCCCTTGAGCTCTGCAGTAAGACCCTTCAGGAGTACATTGAGGATGGGATTGATGGTAAATTTGGCAAGCGCTTCTACCACGACTGGAAGGAGAGGCGTTCGGCTGGCCTGCCATCCCAGGAGCCTGGGGTCATCATAGAGCTCTACAACAGTGTGCTGCAGTTTCTCTCAGATGTAGCATCCTCGGAGCATCTTTGTGACTTGTCTTGGCCTGTGACAGAGTTTTCAGAACCGGGGGGTAACAAGCTGTTACCCCACCTGCAGTGGAACATGCCAGATCACCTGGCCTGGCTGAAGAAGGCTGTGCTGTCCTTCCAGATCCCATACCTAGATCTGCCTCCGTTAGGTG CTCCTTGGCGTCCTGTTTGCCACATGATTTTTCAGTATGTCTCCCAGATTGCAAGTTCTTCACACACTCAACCACTGATCCAGTCTCAAGTGGAGAATCTGCTGACCAAAACTTACCAAAAGtggaaaaaccaaacaatggGGAACTCTGATAAAGATGGACCTTCTGTTGATGAGATCCCTTGGGATTGTATCTTGGCAGTCTGCATTGATCATAAACTGAGAGACTGGAAACCGCCCAAACTGCCTATTGCTCCAG AAGCAGTAAGTAAAGATGGTCAGATTCACGTGTACTTCTTCAAGGAGCATTTAAAGAACTACACTCTCCCTTTCTCGTGGGATCAAGCCAGACTGCGCACGCAGGAGGAGATCCAACGAGGCCACGAGAG GTCAAGGATAAAATCTCCCAAGTCTTTTAAGAAACCCTACAGCATGTCCATGATGCCAGGCCAGTATGGCTCTGGCATGAGCAAGCTATCAGGTCAGGAGGTGAGCATTCCCAGTTCAGATGAATTCAGAGATGTGTCCTTGGCCCAGGAGCATCTGTTGGCACAGCTGCaactggaaaaaagagaaaacaggag GTTTGAAGAACAGTTGCACCGATACCTGACTGAGGACACTGAGCCCCTTGGGGATCTCTTAggtcttcctctctttctcccccAGTCGCTGCTCTCCACCTCAGCCGTCACCTGCCCGTTGGTGAAGAGTCCCATGCCACCTGCTCAGGAG gCTGGGAGTCAAGAGGGACACAAGGTTGTGGAGATGGAGCGAAGCCCTGCGCTGTCGGACAGACTGAAACActtgcagcagctcctcagggcGACCAAGGAGGCTGAAGCTGCCTCTGAGCTCcacctctctgctctggtggACATGGTGGATATTTGA
- the MCM3AP gene encoding germinal-center associated nuclear protein isoform X2, giving the protein MSSRGPFRGPPSFPPPLRFGQSAVFGQGGGGGPAGLPFAPGPAASFGPPYALGPAPAPAGNAEFSFRPPTSLGGFSGPGETPGGGGGAFAAPEFRFKAPESAAAVPFKPVLGGEAEKGPAAPAAFAFSPPFGFAPEPGPEAAVAREPFSFLRPAAALGRPEDRGPRALPEEPGEPAAKGLKRKEERERSPRRAAAGGRAAAPPEKRPVVLSRSRGGALFGRTLEEMLRSQAREHRERGDGAEPERGAAEEPPPAEARELPREDAAPAAPARRTRGGESTEGLGGLLAAELTAIQCKNIPDYLNDRTVLEKHFGQFVKVRRVMTRRNKKMAILHFFDHASAALARKKAKELHKDIVTFWQKKKTSPAKREFSSKEKKAGEDEGRQSSEEQSYQHSPLRKPLIRSSASSVMPGRSSPAKKPGLRKVLQFEADLFDSSSEGQSSEGLGTSLSSLGNLVGLMAETSEERYRLLDQRDKIMRQARIKRTDLDKAKTVVGTCPDMCPEKERYMRETRNQLSIFELLLGSDKVDHAAAIKEYSRSSADQEEPLPHELRPSEVLSMTMDYLVTNIMDQGEGNYREWYDFVWNRTRGIRKDITQQHLCNPLMVSLIEKCTRFHIHCAHHLCEEPMSSFDAKINNENMTKCLQSLKEMYQDLANKGIYCKSEAEFRGYNVLLNLNKGDILREVQQFHPEVRNSPEVRFAVQAFAALNSNNFVRFFKLVQTASYLNACLLHGYFNQIRKDGLKSLNIAYTVSTQRCTAFPLDHLVRMLLFKDCEEASDFISYYGLSVSDGGYVELNRSAFLEPDGLPKPRKSVFVSQKLTVSVGEVVNGGPLPSVPHHMPVSSFNGQNKYIGGSTSVDQAEGRVESRGVDLEAAAVRIQPQAHLLPSLLPRQLVPGLPPAQPISQAAAQPELLPSKPQPGYTDTDIAEVVDGLVHDVLKGECREMGRAGAAYVAAAICTSEAAVEELVTEVMGEILRQVAGSVLSVERQRVQEERRRVEEERQKQEREQLIKQLSQLLGMELMEEVIKESVEEASTNELRCALERDRQARIARCSEEVCGHFMELSLEDEIFQIAKETLQELQCFCKYLKRWREAVAARTKLKRQMRAFPAAPCGMDSKHQLKALSPSAEWPIAMENLCKRFVNLGNGGKLGISCTRLNWLRNKTVHEMKVQHFYQQLVSGLAWTPLDLVSLITEHIPLQQEHVFWKVLLVLPSDDEYAKDDPNRILMDWLKAKFMGDKMCKKNTSHPEGRIRTLTLFSSPGMQGNKSIEVSVCIKVAQGALSDSELDMAETQKDLLGTSGLVLLLPPRVKSEDVAEDDVYWLSALLQLKQLLQAKPFHPIVPLVVLVPSQEEEATEKEVEDGLMLQDLISAQLISDYTIVELPVSVSDLEGTKRISVAVGWLVSRCPGSLELCSKTLQEYIEDGIDGKFGKRFYHDWKERRSAGLPSQEPGVIIELYNSVLQFLSDVASSEHLCDLSWPVTEFSEPGGNKLLPHLQWNMPDHLAWLKKAVLSFQIPYLDLPPLGAPWRPVCHMIFQYVSQIASSSHTQPLIQSQVENLLTKTYQKWKNQTMGNSDKDGPSVDEIPWDCILAVCIDHKLRDWKPPKLPIAPEAVSKDGQIHVYFFKEHLKNYTLPFSWDQARLRTQEEIQRGHERSRIKSPKSFKKPYSMSMMPGQYGSGMSKLSGQEVSIPSSDEFRDVSLAQEHLLAQLQLEKRENRRFEEQLHRYLTEDTEPLGDLLGLPLFLPQSLLSTSAVTCPLVKSPMPPAQEAGSQEGHKVVEMERSPALSDRLKHLQQLLRATKEAEAASELHLSALVDMVDI; this is encoded by the exons ATGTCTTCGAGGGGCCCTTTCCGCGGCCCGCCCTCCTTCCCGCCACCGCTGCGCTTCGGACAATCCGCCGTGTTCGGccagggcggcggcggcggccccgccggcctCCCCTTCGCCCCCGGGCCCGCCGCTTCCTTTGGGCCACCCTACGCGCTGGGCCCGGCGCCGGCCCCGGCGGGGAACGCGGAGTTCAGCTTTAGGCCGCCCACCAGTCTGGGCGGCTTCTCAGGCCCGGGTGAGACGCCaggtggcggcggcggggcctTCGCGGCGCCCGAGTTCCGCTTCAAAGCGCCCGAGAGCGCCGCCGCCGTCCCCTTCAAGCCGGTGCTGGGCGGCGAGGCGGAGAAGGGcccggccgctcccgccgcctTCGCCTTCTCGCCGCCCTTCGGCTTCGCGCCCGAGCCGGGCCCCGAGGCGGCGGTGGCGCGGGAGCCCTTCTCGTTCTTGCGGCCCGCCGCCGCGCTGGGCCGGCCGGAGGACAGGGGTCCGCGGGCGCTGCCAGAGGAGCCGGGAGAGCCGGCGGCCAAGGGGCTGAAGCGGAAGGAGGAGCGGGAGCGCTCCCCGCGACGGGCGGCGGCGGGtgggcgggcggcggcgccgccggAGAAGCGGCCGGTGGTGCTGAGCCGGTCCCGCGGCGGGGCCCTGTTCGGCCGCACGCTGGAGGAGATGCTGCGCAGCCAGGCCCGCGAGCACCGCGAGCGCGGGGACGGCGCGGAGCCCGAGCGCGGAGCCGCAGAGGAGCCGCCGCCGGCCGAGGCCCGGGAGCTCCCTCGGGAAG AtgcggcccccgccgcccccgcccgccggaCCCGCGGCGGCGAGAgcacggaggggctggggggtctGCTTGCCGCCGAGCTGACGGCCATCCAGTGCAAGAACATCCCTGATTACCTCAACGACAGGACCGTGCTGGAGAAACACTTTGGCCAGTTTGTAAAAGTCCGGCGGGTCATGACCAGGCGTAATAAGAAAATGGCCATTCTTCACTTTTTTGATCAC gccTCTGCAGCTCTTGCCAGGAAAAAAGCGAAAGAGTTACACAAAGACATAGTAACATTTTGGCAAAAGAAGAAGACGA GTCCAGCAAAAAGAGAATTTTCatccaaggaaaagaaagcaggggAAGATGAAGGAAGACAAAGCAGTGAAGAGCAAAGCTATCAGCATTCACCGCTTCGAAAACCTTTAATAAGATCCTCTGCCAGCAGTGTCATGCCTGGGAGAAG TTCTCCAGCAAAGAAGCCTGGTCTTCGAAAGGTGCTGCAGTTTGAAGCAGATCTGTTTGATTCTAGTTctgaagggcagagctcagagggctTGGGAACCTCACTGTCATCCCTTGGTAACCTGGTGGGATTAATGGCAGAGACATCTGAAGAAAGATACCGGCTTTTGGACCAAAGGGACAAAATCATGCGGCAAG ctcGAATAAAAAGGACTGATCTTGACAAAGCAAAAACTGTTGTTGGCACTTGCCCAGACATGTGTCCTGAAAAGGAGCGTTACATGAGGGAGACAAGAAACCAGCTCAGCATCTTTGAATTGCTTCTAGGATCTGACAAG GTAGATCATGCGGCAGCAATCAAGGAATATAGCAGGTCTTCAGCAGATCAGGAGGAACCTTTGCCCCATGAATTGAGACCCTCTGAGGTGTTGAGTATGACCATGGACTATTTAGTGACAAACATTATGGATCAAGGAGAAGGAAACTACCGAGAGTGGTATGACTTTGTCTGGAACAGAACTCGTGGAATAAGAAAG GATATAACCCAGCAACATCTCTGCAACCCGCTGATGGTGTCTCTGATTGAGAAGTGCACTCGCTTTCACATCCATTGTGCTCACCACTTGTGTGAAGAGCCCATGTCTTCCTTTGATGCCAAAATCAACAATGAGAACATGACTAAATGCCTGCAGAGCTTGAAGGAGATGTATCAGGACCTGGCTAACAAGGGAATTTACTGCAAGAGTGAAGCAGAGTTCCGAGGTTATAATGTCTTGCTGAATCTCAACAAGGGGGATATTCTCAG AGAAGTTCAGCAGTTTCATCCAGAGGTTAGAAACTCGCCTGAAGTTAGATTTGCAGTTCAAGCTTTTGCTGCGTTAAACAGCAACAACTTCGTGAGGTTTTTCAAGCTTGTGCAAACAGCTTCCTATCTGAATGCTTGTCTCTTACATGGTTATTTCAACCAG ATTCGTAAAGATGGTCTCAAATCCCTTAATATTGCCTACACTGTGAGCACCCAAAGATGTACAGCGTTTCCCTTGGACCACCTGGTCCGCATGCTGCTGTTCAAAGATTGTGAGGAGGCATCTGATTTTATAAGTTATTATGGCCTGAGTGTATCAGACGG ggGTTATGTGGAGCTGAATCGCTCTGCTTTCCTTGAGCCCGATGGGTTACCCAAACCTCGGAAGTCCGTATTTGTCAGCCAGAAGCTCACTGTCTCAGTTGGGGAGGTTGTGAACGGGGGGCCTTTGCCCTCAGTGCCCCACCACATGCCTGTGTCCAGCTTCAACGGACAGAACAAGTACATCGGTGGAAGCACCTCTGTGGATCAAGCTG AAGGAAGAGTGGAAAGCAGAGGTGTGGATTTAGAGGCTGCAGCAGTAAGAATCCAGCCCCAGGCTCATCTTCTGCCCTCACTGTTGCCTCGTCAGCttgtgccagggctgcctccTGCACAACCCatctcccaggctgctgctcaaCCTGAGCTTCTCCCTTCAAAACCTCAGCCTGGCTACACAGACACG GACATCGCCGAAGTGGTGGACGGGCTGGTGCATGACGTCCTCAAAGGAGAGTGCAGAGAaatgggcagagcaggagcagcttaCGTGGCTGCTGCCATCTG CACCTCGGAGGCTGCTGTGGAGGAGCTCGTGACTGAAGTGATGGGGGAGATCCTCAGACAAGTGGCTGGAAGCGTGCTTAGTGTGGAGAGGCAGCGTGTCCAGGAGGAACGGCGCAGAGTGGAGGAAGAGAg gcaaaagcaggaaagagaaCAGTTAATAAAGCAGTTGAGCCAGTTGCTGGGTATGGAATTAATGGAAGAAGTAATAAAGGAGAGTGTTGAAGAAGCTTCAACCAATGAGTTAAG ATGTGCCTTAGAAAGAGACCGGCAAGCCCGTATTGCCCGGTGCTCAGAGGAGGTGTGTGGTCACTTCATGGAACTCTCTCTGGAGGATGAGATTTTCCAGATTGCCAAGGAAACCCTTCAGGAACTCCAGTGTTTCTGCAAATACTTAAAACG GTGGAGGGAAGCAGTGGCAGCTCGAACAAAGTTGAAACGTCAAATGAGGGcatttccagctgctccctgtggcATGGATTCAAAACATCAGCTGAAAGCACTGTCTCCCAGTGCAGAGTGGCCTATAGCCATGGAGAACTTGTGCAAGAGATTTGTAAACCTGGGGAATGGAGGAAAGCTGGGAATCTCTTGCACAAG attgaACTGGCTGAGAAACAAGACAGTGCATGAAATGAAAGTTCAGCACTTCTACCAGCAGTTGGTAAG TGGTTTAGCTTGGACTCCCCTGGATCTTGTATCATTAATCACTGAACATATTCCACTTCAACAAGAACATGTTTTTTGGAAGGTGCTCTTGGTTTTGCCAAGTGATGATGAATATGCCAAGGACGATCCCAACAG GATACTGATGGATTGGTTGAAAGCCAAGTTTATGGGAGACAAAATGTGTAAGAAAAACACTTCACATCCAGAAGGCAGAATTCGAACACTGACATTATTTAGCTCTCCTGGCATGCAGGGGAACAAAAGCATTGAAGTCAGTGTGTGTATTAAG GTGGCACAGGGTGCGCTCTCTGACTCGGAGCTTGACATGGCCGAGACACAAAAAGACTTGCTTGGGACCAGTGGCCTTGTTCTTCTTCTGCCCCCCCGAGTTAAGAGTGAAGATGTTGCAGAAGATGATGTATATTGGctttcagctttgctgcagctgaaaCAGTTGCTTCAGGCCAAACCTTTCCACCCCATAGTTCCTTTGGTGGTTCTAGTCCCCAGTCAGGaagaggaggccacggagaaAGAAGTAGAAGATG gtTTGATGCTGCAGGACTTGATTTCAGCCCAGCTTATTTCGGACTACACCATTGTGGAGCTCCCAGTTTCTGTCAGTGACTTAGAAGGCACAAAAAGG ATCTCTGTGGCTGTGGGCTGGCTGGTTTCCCGGTGTCCTGGCTCCCTTGAGCTCTGCAGTAAGACCCTTCAGGAGTACATTGAGGATGGGATTGATGGTAAATTTGGCAAGCGCTTCTACCACGACTGGAAGGAGAGGCGTTCGGCTGGCCTGCCATCCCAGGAGCCTGGGGTCATCATAGAGCTCTACAACAGTGTGCTGCAGTTTCTCTCAGATGTAGCATCCTCGGAGCATCTTTGTGACTTGTCTTGGCCTGTGACAGAGTTTTCAGAACCGGGGGGTAACAAGCTGTTACCCCACCTGCAGTGGAACATGCCAGATCACCTGGCCTGGCTGAAGAAGGCTGTGCTGTCCTTCCAGATCCCATACCTAGATCTGCCTCCGTTAGGTG CTCCTTGGCGTCCTGTTTGCCACATGATTTTTCAGTATGTCTCCCAGATTGCAAGTTCTTCACACACTCAACCACTGATCCAGTCTCAAGTGGAGAATCTGCTGACCAAAACTTACCAAAAGtggaaaaaccaaacaatggGGAACTCTGATAAAGATGGACCTTCTGTTGATGAGATCCCTTGGGATTGTATCTTGGCAGTCTGCATTGATCATAAACTGAGAGACTGGAAACCGCCCAAACTGCCTATTGCTCCAG AAGCAGTAAGTAAAGATGGTCAGATTCACGTGTACTTCTTCAAGGAGCATTTAAAGAACTACACTCTCCCTTTCTCGTGGGATCAAGCCAGACTGCGCACGCAGGAGGAGATCCAACGAGGCCACGAGAG GTCAAGGATAAAATCTCCCAAGTCTTTTAAGAAACCCTACAGCATGTCCATGATGCCAGGCCAGTATGGCTCTGGCATGAGCAAGCTATCAGGTCAGGAGGTGAGCATTCCCAGTTCAGATGAATTCAGAGATGTGTCCTTGGCCCAGGAGCATCTGTTGGCACAGCTGCaactggaaaaaagagaaaacaggag GTTTGAAGAACAGTTGCACCGATACCTGACTGAGGACACTGAGCCCCTTGGGGATCTCTTAggtcttcctctctttctcccccAGTCGCTGCTCTCCACCTCAGCCGTCACCTGCCCGTTGGTGAAGAGTCCCATGCCACCTGCTCAGGAG gCTGGGAGTCAAGAGGGACACAAGGTTGTGGAGATGGAGCGAAGCCCTGCGCTGTCGGACAGACTGAAACActtgcagcagctcctcagggcGACCAAGGAGGCTGAAGCTGCCTCTGAGCTCcacctctctgctctggtggACATGGTGGATATTTGA